A stretch of the Arthrobacter stackebrandtii genome encodes the following:
- a CDS encoding ISL3 family transposase, whose amino-acid sequence MNELTLPHADAATTIFNLHDYRVLGTETLSFGQRRIHIESTVDSGCPSCGVIGTRRHSGRQQRVRDIPVAGPVEVVWAKRRLFCDESSCPRRTFSESTLEIPARSRTTSRLHGALVDAVVSSGRAATETAIAHGVSWWLVQKALTLAATKLPNVDLLRPRMLGIDEHRFRSVRFFKDPETSLWKRIEPWMTTIVDLDTGQILGVVDGRDHTGVGAWLIKRPLEWRLGVQVVAIDPSAAFRKALRMWLPRTAVSVDHFHLIQLANQALTEVRQQLSHQVRGRRGRAVDPAWAHRMLLLRASDTLSDRARAKLETVFATDDPTRKLKAAWDVKEQVRMLLRTGSLEDAELAKEELERLVKESNQPETTRLWRTICRWWKEIEVLIVTGATTGKVEANNTSIKHIKRTGRGFVNSANYTTRIMLRSAARTAVNHP is encoded by the coding sequence TTGAACGAGCTTACTTTGCCGCACGCTGATGCTGCCACCACGATCTTCAATCTTCACGATTACCGCGTTCTGGGAACCGAGACGTTGAGTTTCGGCCAACGCAGAATCCATATTGAAAGCACCGTCGATTCCGGATGCCCTAGCTGCGGTGTCATCGGCACCCGGCGCCATTCCGGCCGGCAGCAACGCGTTCGCGATATCCCGGTGGCTGGTCCGGTGGAAGTCGTGTGGGCCAAGCGGCGATTGTTCTGCGACGAATCATCATGTCCCCGCAGAACCTTCTCTGAATCCACGCTCGAGATCCCGGCCAGGTCACGCACCACGAGCCGGCTCCACGGCGCACTAGTTGATGCGGTGGTCTCTTCCGGGCGGGCAGCGACAGAAACAGCCATCGCCCACGGGGTCTCGTGGTGGTTGGTGCAAAAAGCCTTGACCTTGGCGGCAACGAAACTGCCCAACGTTGATCTCTTACGGCCACGCATGCTCGGTATTGATGAACACCGTTTCCGGTCCGTGCGCTTCTTCAAAGACCCGGAAACGAGTCTCTGGAAGCGCATCGAACCGTGGATGACGACGATCGTTGACCTGGATACCGGGCAGATCCTGGGTGTTGTTGACGGGCGAGACCACACCGGGGTCGGTGCGTGGCTCATCAAGCGGCCCCTGGAGTGGCGGCTCGGCGTGCAAGTTGTTGCTATTGATCCCTCAGCAGCCTTCCGAAAAGCATTGCGGATGTGGCTGCCCCGCACCGCCGTCTCAGTGGATCATTTCCATCTGATCCAGCTAGCGAATCAGGCACTGACAGAAGTCAGGCAGCAACTTTCTCACCAGGTACGTGGTCGCCGTGGCCGGGCCGTGGATCCAGCCTGGGCGCACCGGATGCTGCTCCTGCGGGCCAGCGACACACTCTCAGATCGAGCACGGGCGAAGCTAGAGACAGTCTTCGCGACCGATGACCCGACGAGGAAACTCAAGGCTGCCTGGGACGTGAAAGAGCAAGTGCGAATGCTGCTGCGCACCGGCTCCTTGGAGGATGCCGAGCTGGCCAAGGAAGAACTCGAACGCCTCGTCAAGGAATCCAATCAGCCAGAAACGACCAGGCTCTGGCGGACCATTTGCCGTTGGTGGAAAGAGATCGAGGTCCTCATCGTCACCGGCGCCACCACAGGAAAAGTCGAAGCCAACAACACCAGCATCAAACACATCAAGAGGACCGGCCGTGGCTTCGTCAATAGCGCCAACTACACAACACGTATTATGCTCAGGAGCGCCGCCCGAACAGCGGTGAATCATCCATGA
- a CDS encoding FhaA domain-containing protein, with the protein MGLFDNVEKGIEKAVRGAFSLGSKTLQPVEMANALRRELDDKAMTLDAGRTLAPNVFNIELGDTDFERARTWGVTLAEELCDVVINHARSQGYVLQGPVRVAFNHHDEMRPGQFEVVSSTERESAAPSQPAQAPARPTQGPSAPSEVPAPVYKRQPAPSPPQPAAAQGQPVLDIDGQRYSLNAASIVLGRSSEADILIDDTGVSRKHLEIRTAGGVSTAVDLGSTNGSYVDGHRIQGMAALRDGSTITMGRTQITFRILPVRGGGQR; encoded by the coding sequence ATGGGATTGTTTGACAACGTCGAAAAGGGCATTGAAAAGGCAGTGCGTGGCGCCTTCTCACTGGGCTCCAAGACATTGCAGCCGGTGGAGATGGCCAACGCCCTCCGCCGCGAGCTGGACGACAAGGCCATGACCCTTGATGCCGGCCGCACCTTGGCACCCAACGTATTCAACATCGAACTGGGTGACACCGACTTTGAACGCGCCCGCACTTGGGGGGTCACCCTCGCTGAAGAGTTGTGCGACGTCGTCATCAACCATGCGCGCAGCCAAGGCTATGTTCTGCAGGGCCCCGTACGCGTAGCCTTCAACCATCATGACGAAATGCGACCCGGCCAGTTTGAGGTCGTGTCCTCCACGGAGCGGGAAAGTGCCGCCCCGTCACAGCCGGCCCAGGCGCCGGCCCGTCCCACCCAAGGTCCCAGTGCGCCGTCGGAAGTCCCGGCACCTGTCTACAAGCGGCAGCCTGCCCCGTCACCCCCGCAACCAGCCGCTGCACAAGGCCAGCCAGTGCTGGATATCGACGGCCAACGCTATTCGTTGAACGCCGCCTCGATTGTCCTTGGACGTTCATCGGAGGCAGACATCTTGATAGACGACACGGGTGTATCCCGCAAACATCTGGAAATCCGCACTGCCGGCGGTGTGAGCACCGCAGTTGACCTTGGCTCAACCAACGGCAGCTACGTCGACGGCCACCGGATCCAAGGCATGGCGGCCCTGAGGGACGGATCCACCATCACCATGGGACGGACACAAATTACGTTCCGCATCCTGCCAGTACGCGGCGGAGGGCAGCGATGA
- a CDS encoding FHA domain-containing protein FhaB/FipA — MNELSLVVTILRFGFLVLMWIMVFAVVAAMRRDLVIGRKAKVGAPTARQARKHPELVEEAPPAKVQARELVVTEGPLAGTTLELAGIPILLGRAQEATLVLEDDYASGRHARLFPQGTRWFIEDLGSTNGTFLGGNALTRTLPVELGVPVRIGKTVIELRP; from the coding sequence ATGAACGAGCTCAGCCTTGTTGTAACAATCCTGCGCTTCGGCTTCCTAGTCCTCATGTGGATTATGGTGTTCGCCGTGGTGGCTGCAATGCGCCGCGACCTTGTCATCGGCCGCAAGGCCAAGGTTGGGGCCCCCACGGCCCGCCAGGCACGAAAGCACCCTGAATTGGTGGAAGAGGCGCCTCCGGCCAAGGTTCAAGCACGTGAACTCGTGGTGACTGAGGGCCCACTGGCAGGAACCACCCTTGAGCTCGCTGGCATCCCCATCCTGCTGGGGCGCGCCCAGGAGGCCACCCTCGTCTTGGAGGACGACTACGCCTCCGGCCGGCACGCCCGCCTGTTTCCGCAGGGGACCCGCTGGTTTATTGAAGATTTGGGCTCCACCAATGGAACCTTCCTCGGTGGCAACGCACTGACGCGTACACTTCCCGTGGAACTTGGTGTTCCGGTGCGGATCGGCAAAACGGTCATCGAATTGAGGCCGTAA
- a CDS encoding PP2C family protein-serine/threonine phosphatase, whose protein sequence is MADTPLLLRYAARSHVGMVRAKNDDSAYAGHFLAVVADGMGGHAGGDVASASTVLDLIHLDHNRHGDDAEANLADEIQSANSLLSELVHVNPKLAGMGTTVTALLLSGDRLAYAHIGDSRAYRLKDGVFEQMSTDHTFVQRMIDEGRMTEAEAEVHPHKNVLMRVLGDVDASPELDLKYFDATAGERWLLCSDGLNFVRHEMIEEVIRNTKSLATAADTLIELTLAAGSPDNVTVVVFDIEEGVLDDAPTASLETIDPAAGQPAELPASDAEDKAHDAGHAPEDVAPASASPADGDAADGAEIPAAEAAVENNSSGALDVNIREAAILRQLASREHELVGAALTANAEGKIPHLARKPVTQRAAMVLTHKPVAAPTIVEDTEVSLPRLRYRPLVVAIIAVLATLAVVAGSWAAYAWTQTQFFVGAANGNVAIYQGVSQSLGPIPLSHLYRETDVEVESLPDYSQQLVAKTMPATTLGDAEQIIEDLQLGTGTSLPPCDLVEPTTKAATGKATASGTATPSGAATTAAPTTAAPSPAATAKPEGTAASTAKASGTATAKPSPTPTPTCIPGGAK, encoded by the coding sequence ATGGCCGATACCCCGCTGCTTCTGCGCTATGCCGCCAGATCCCATGTGGGCATGGTCAGGGCAAAGAATGACGACTCTGCATATGCCGGCCACTTTCTGGCCGTTGTTGCCGACGGCATGGGCGGGCACGCCGGCGGTGACGTGGCCAGTGCGTCCACCGTGCTGGACCTGATCCACCTCGACCACAACCGCCACGGCGACGACGCCGAAGCGAACCTGGCGGACGAAATCCAGAGCGCCAACTCGTTGCTGTCCGAGCTGGTCCACGTCAACCCAAAGCTTGCCGGCATGGGCACCACCGTGACCGCGCTGCTACTGTCCGGAGACCGCCTGGCCTACGCCCACATTGGTGATTCGCGCGCATACAGGCTCAAGGACGGCGTCTTCGAACAGATGAGCACCGACCACACCTTCGTCCAGCGCATGATCGACGAGGGCCGCATGACGGAGGCTGAGGCCGAGGTCCACCCCCACAAGAATGTGCTCATGCGCGTCCTGGGCGACGTGGATGCCTCCCCTGAACTGGACCTGAAGTACTTTGACGCCACTGCCGGCGAACGCTGGCTGCTGTGCTCCGACGGGCTGAATTTCGTCCGTCACGAAATGATCGAAGAGGTCATTCGCAACACCAAATCGCTGGCCACCGCCGCCGACACCCTGATCGAGCTGACCCTGGCCGCCGGTTCCCCCGACAATGTCACAGTTGTCGTCTTCGACATCGAGGAGGGCGTGCTTGACGACGCCCCCACCGCCTCACTGGAAACCATTGATCCTGCTGCCGGCCAGCCCGCTGAGCTGCCGGCGTCTGATGCTGAAGATAAAGCGCACGACGCCGGACACGCACCCGAGGATGTTGCGCCAGCTTCCGCTTCGCCCGCCGACGGGGACGCCGCCGATGGCGCCGAAATCCCGGCTGCCGAGGCTGCAGTGGAGAACAACAGTTCCGGCGCCCTCGATGTCAACATCCGCGAAGCAGCCATTCTCAGGCAGCTTGCCTCCCGGGAACATGAGTTGGTGGGAGCGGCCCTGACAGCCAACGCGGAAGGCAAGATCCCGCACCTGGCCCGCAAGCCAGTGACGCAGCGTGCCGCCATGGTCCTGACTCACAAACCGGTCGCTGCCCCCACCATCGTGGAAGATACCGAAGTATCCCTGCCGCGGCTGCGGTACCGGCCCCTGGTGGTGGCAATCATCGCCGTGCTTGCGACCCTTGCTGTCGTGGCCGGCTCGTGGGCCGCCTACGCCTGGACGCAAACCCAGTTCTTTGTCGGTGCCGCCAACGGCAACGTGGCCATCTACCAAGGCGTGTCACAATCGCTTGGCCCCATCCCACTCTCGCATCTCTACCGTGAGACCGATGTTGAAGTTGAATCCCTGCCGGATTATTCCCAGCAGCTGGTGGCCAAGACCATGCCTGCCACAACCCTCGGCGACGCGGAACAGATCATCGAAGACCTGCAGCTGGGCACCGGCACCAGCCTGCCTCCCTGCGATCTGGTTGAACCGACCACGAAGGCGGCCACGGGCAAAGCCACGGCATCTGGCACTGCCACACCCTCTGGCGCTGCAACCACGGCCGCACCAACCACCGCTGCGCCCAGCCCTGCTGCAACCGCCAAACCCGAGGGAACAGCCGCAAGCACGGCAAAGGCCAGCGGCACGGCAACGGCAAAACCCTCGCCGACACCCACCCCGACCTGCATTCCAGGAGGTGCAAAGTGA
- a CDS encoding FtsW/RodA/SpoVE family cell cycle protein, with translation MSQLLTVAKPRRNTELLLLVLALGMSALANALVNMNLGRTFDNDYFTQIAVLTILALAFHVVLRLKAKYADPVILPIVVGLNGLGLAVIHRLDITSGLKDAPRQWMWTSLAVICAIAVIWFLRDHRILRRYTYISLVASVVLLILPMVPGIGWSAYGASVWIKIGPFSFQPGEIAKITLAIFFAGYLSSNRDLILLAGKKIGPLQLPRARDLAPMLVAWLASVGVLIFQRDLGSSILFFGLFMVMIYVATSRVSWIFIGLGLIAVGGVAAYQFFPHVARRIDVWINAFDPAYIGAQYGSFQVVEGLFGMANGGLMGTGFGQGSPDKLPVANSDMIIAVIGEELGLIGLFAVLCLYALLISRGFRAALGTRDAFGKLLAVGLSFAMALQSFVIIGGVTRLIPLTGLTTPFLSAGGSSLLANWIIVALILKISDAARRPIDMSGLAAPSDPILPPAQMNPNNNHDGLSPQEVSAP, from the coding sequence GTGAGCCAGCTTCTCACCGTGGCAAAACCGCGGCGCAACACCGAACTGCTTCTGCTGGTGCTCGCCCTTGGCATGTCTGCCCTGGCCAATGCGCTGGTCAACATGAACCTGGGCCGCACCTTTGACAACGACTACTTCACGCAGATCGCGGTCCTCACCATCCTGGCACTGGCCTTCCATGTTGTCCTGCGCCTGAAGGCAAAATATGCCGACCCAGTCATATTGCCCATTGTGGTTGGCTTGAATGGCCTTGGCCTTGCCGTGATCCACCGGCTGGACATCACATCCGGGCTAAAGGATGCCCCGCGGCAGTGGATGTGGACCAGCCTTGCGGTGATATGTGCCATCGCCGTCATATGGTTTCTGCGGGACCACCGTATCCTTCGACGCTATACCTACATTTCACTCGTTGCTTCTGTGGTCCTGCTGATTCTGCCCATGGTGCCGGGCATCGGGTGGAGTGCATACGGGGCAAGTGTCTGGATCAAGATTGGACCATTCAGCTTCCAACCGGGTGAAATCGCTAAGATCACCCTTGCCATATTCTTTGCCGGGTATCTATCCTCCAACCGCGACCTGATCCTTTTGGCGGGCAAGAAGATCGGGCCGCTTCAGCTGCCCCGCGCACGCGACTTGGCACCGATGCTCGTGGCCTGGCTGGCCAGCGTGGGCGTATTGATCTTCCAGCGCGACCTCGGATCGTCAATCCTCTTCTTCGGCCTGTTCATGGTCATGATCTACGTGGCCACCAGCCGCGTGAGCTGGATCTTCATCGGCCTTGGGCTCATCGCAGTGGGTGGGGTTGCCGCCTACCAATTTTTCCCGCACGTCGCCCGACGCATCGATGTTTGGATCAATGCCTTCGACCCCGCCTATATTGGCGCTCAGTACGGCAGCTTCCAGGTAGTGGAAGGTCTGTTTGGCATGGCCAACGGCGGCCTCATGGGCACGGGCTTCGGCCAGGGCTCCCCCGACAAATTGCCGGTGGCCAACAGCGACATGATTATTGCGGTTATCGGCGAGGAATTGGGCCTCATTGGCCTGTTTGCGGTGCTATGCCTGTACGCCCTGCTGATTTCCCGAGGCTTTCGCGCAGCACTGGGCACAAGGGACGCCTTTGGCAAGCTGCTGGCGGTGGGGTTGTCCTTTGCCATGGCCCTGCAGTCCTTCGTCATCATCGGGGGTGTGACGCGGCTGATTCCCCTGACGGGTCTCACCACGCCGTTCCTGTCCGCCGGCGGTTCGTCGCTTCTGGCCAACTGGATCATCGTGGCGTTGATCCTGAAGATTTCAGATGCCGCACGCCGCCCCATAGACATGTCCGGCCTGGCCGCACCGAGCGATCCGATCCTTCCACCGGCCCAGATGAACCCCAACAACAACCATGACGGACTAAGCCCGCAGGAGGTGAGCGCACCATGA
- a CDS encoding peptidoglycan D,D-transpeptidase FtsI family protein, whose amino-acid sequence MNQAIRNSWIVAIALFALLFSSVTYVQFFAADSLNKNPNNQRQLLATFCNSRGPILVGGHAIAESVSTNSDCKYQRVYNEPYLYAGLTGFYSKYSGQYGIESAMSDELTGTSDGALFDRIAQVFTGAQPQGRSVELTIDPVIQQLAYDMIPDNVAGSIVVMNPKTGAIIAMVSKPSYDTNLMATHDKAAFDAAMAELVSVPGINLFGSSAYKQLYSPGSVFKIIDTAAALESGKYKKDSILPNPANLAFPGIEYTLPNYAYGQCYTQDKASFAFALENSCNTPFASIALDIGQDALTAEADKFGFNDKSLTFPDSVVPSRFPGSSGTLDDAALAQSAIGQRDVLATPLEIAMMTAAIANGGKQMAPNLVKAVRTPDLKTVSSLEPQVLRQSTTPEIAAQITEWMVSVVNNGIGSAAAVPGVEVAGKTGTAEVSDGLNNAWFTGFAPANDPEVVVSIVMPNVDVATGAELTSPNASKLFKAVLKK is encoded by the coding sequence ATGAACCAAGCCATCCGAAATTCATGGATAGTGGCCATAGCCCTGTTCGCACTGCTGTTTAGCTCCGTTACCTACGTGCAGTTTTTTGCCGCTGATTCCCTCAACAAGAACCCGAACAACCAGCGCCAGCTCCTGGCCACGTTCTGCAACAGCCGCGGCCCCATCCTTGTGGGCGGCCACGCGATAGCCGAGTCCGTGTCCACCAACAGCGACTGCAAGTACCAGCGCGTCTACAACGAGCCCTACCTTTATGCCGGGCTCACTGGCTTCTACAGCAAGTATTCGGGACAGTACGGCATCGAGTCGGCCATGAGTGATGAACTGACTGGCACCTCTGACGGCGCGCTGTTTGACCGAATTGCCCAGGTTTTTACAGGCGCGCAGCCCCAGGGCCGTTCCGTTGAACTCACTATTGATCCCGTCATACAGCAACTGGCCTACGACATGATCCCGGACAATGTGGCCGGCTCCATCGTGGTGATGAACCCCAAGACGGGGGCCATCATCGCCATGGTCTCCAAGCCGTCCTACGACACCAACTTGATGGCCACGCATGACAAGGCCGCCTTTGACGCTGCCATGGCGGAGCTCGTCAGCGTACCCGGCATCAACCTCTTCGGTTCATCTGCCTACAAGCAGCTGTATTCCCCCGGCTCGGTGTTCAAGATCATCGACACCGCGGCGGCCCTTGAATCCGGAAAGTACAAGAAGGACAGCATCCTTCCGAACCCCGCCAACTTGGCGTTCCCGGGCATCGAATACACCCTGCCCAATTATGCCTACGGCCAGTGCTACACGCAGGACAAGGCGTCGTTTGCCTTTGCCCTGGAGAATTCCTGCAACACACCCTTTGCCAGCATTGCCCTTGACATCGGACAGGACGCCCTCACCGCAGAGGCCGACAAGTTTGGATTCAATGACAAGTCGCTGACGTTCCCCGATTCGGTGGTGCCCAGCCGCTTCCCCGGAAGCAGCGGAACCCTGGACGACGCCGCCCTCGCACAGAGCGCGATCGGCCAGCGCGATGTCCTTGCCACTCCCTTGGAGATCGCCATGATGACGGCCGCCATCGCCAATGGCGGCAAGCAAATGGCACCCAACCTCGTCAAGGCCGTCCGCACACCCGATCTCAAGACGGTTTCATCCCTGGAACCCCAGGTCCTGAGGCAGTCGACGACACCCGAGATTGCGGCGCAGATCACCGAGTGGATGGTTAGTGTGGTCAACAACGGGATTGGCTCCGCAGCCGCCGTGCCAGGCGTTGAGGTGGCAGGAAAAACAGGAACAGCAGAGGTCAGTGACGGTTTGAACAACGCATGGTTTACAGGATTCGCCCCGGCGAACGACCCAGAGGTGGTGGTCAGCATCGTCATGCCAAATGTTGACGTGGCCACAGGAGCAGAATTGACAAGTCCCAATGCAAGCAAACTCTTCAAGGCGGTGTTGAAAAAGTGA
- a CDS encoding protein kinase domain-containing protein: protein MRPTSGITLGGRFQLTSRIAIGGMGEVWKAQDLVLGRIVAIKILKDEYTGDPGFRARFRAEAKHTALLNHDGIANVFDYGEEDGSAYLVMELVPGEPLSALIEREHVLSADWTLSMIAQTARALSVAHAQGLVHRDVKPGNLLITPDGKVKITDFGIARLADQVPLTQTGQVMGTAQYLAPEQATGQIATGASDIYSLGVIGYECITGHRPFSGESQIAIALAQVNDAPPPLPDTLPTPVRALLMSMLAKDPTNRPANALKLAEAAEAIRAGDIKAAHAAVPGMLLFEASTGPITAPVDINATAPTSVVSNIAEPNTTALPVVEESPVPEPYAPTRAEMLGAQRAWTDEPDGVDLLDDDEEPAVEPKKKGRSPWTWPLVALIALLVFALGALLLQSLGIFDAKPAPTVSQTQTQEAPPTTSEAPTPVETTPEPVETTPEPVDINNNAYAGRSIADVTADLTGMGMVVSPVDEASDTAPPGVVIRVEPTGPQIMGSTITVYVSTGPDLTTVPSFAGKTGDQYDAELVEAGFIPNRAEEPSSTVEAGKVIRVQPTAGEKAAPGSVVLYFVSTGPAPEPTPSAQPEPEPSATPSAESAPKDEPSQGPAKDEAKQ, encoded by the coding sequence GTGAGGCCTACATCTGGTATCACCTTAGGCGGCAGGTTCCAACTCACTTCACGCATTGCCATCGGTGGCATGGGGGAGGTGTGGAAGGCCCAGGACCTGGTCCTTGGCCGCATCGTTGCGATCAAGATCCTCAAGGACGAATACACGGGCGATCCCGGGTTCCGGGCGCGATTCCGTGCAGAAGCCAAGCACACGGCCCTGCTGAACCACGACGGCATTGCCAATGTCTTTGACTACGGCGAGGAGGACGGCTCCGCGTACCTGGTGATGGAGCTTGTCCCCGGCGAGCCCTTGTCCGCGCTGATTGAGCGCGAGCACGTGCTCTCCGCGGACTGGACGCTGTCAATGATCGCCCAGACCGCCCGCGCCCTGTCCGTGGCCCACGCCCAGGGCCTGGTGCACCGCGACGTCAAGCCCGGCAACCTGCTCATCACGCCAGACGGCAAGGTCAAGATCACCGACTTTGGCATTGCCCGCCTGGCCGACCAGGTGCCGCTGACACAGACCGGCCAGGTCATGGGAACGGCACAGTACTTGGCGCCGGAGCAGGCAACTGGGCAGATCGCCACCGGAGCAAGCGACATATATTCCCTTGGCGTCATAGGTTATGAGTGCATCACGGGCCACCGGCCATTCTCCGGTGAATCCCAGATCGCCATCGCCCTGGCCCAGGTCAACGACGCCCCGCCGCCGTTGCCGGACACACTGCCCACGCCTGTCCGTGCGCTGCTGATGTCCATGCTGGCCAAGGATCCGACCAACCGGCCTGCCAACGCCCTGAAGCTGGCGGAGGCGGCCGAGGCCATCCGCGCCGGCGACATCAAGGCTGCCCACGCCGCCGTCCCCGGGATGCTCCTGTTCGAAGCCAGCACCGGCCCCATCACCGCACCCGTTGACATCAACGCCACCGCACCCACGTCCGTGGTCAGCAACATCGCCGAGCCAAACACCACAGCACTGCCCGTAGTGGAGGAGTCACCGGTTCCCGAACCGTATGCTCCCACGCGTGCGGAGATGCTGGGTGCCCAGCGTGCCTGGACGGACGAGCCCGACGGCGTCGACCTCCTTGACGACGACGAGGAACCGGCCGTGGAACCCAAGAAGAAGGGCCGCAGCCCCTGGACGTGGCCCCTTGTTGCCCTGATCGCATTGCTCGTCTTTGCCCTCGGCGCACTGCTGCTGCAGTCCCTCGGCATCTTTGACGCCAAGCCTGCCCCAACGGTGTCGCAGACCCAGACCCAGGAAGCCCCGCCCACAACGTCCGAGGCGCCGACACCCGTTGAGACCACGCCGGAACCCGTCGAGACCACGCCGGAACCTGTGGATATCAACAACAATGCGTACGCTGGCAGGTCCATCGCCGATGTCACTGCAGATCTCACCGGCATGGGAATGGTGGTGTCTCCCGTTGATGAGGCAAGCGACACAGCCCCTCCGGGGGTGGTGATCCGGGTCGAGCCGACCGGGCCCCAGATCATGGGCAGCACCATCACGGTCTACGTCTCCACCGGCCCGGACCTGACCACGGTGCCGTCCTTTGCCGGCAAGACAGGCGACCAGTATGACGCCGAACTGGTGGAAGCCGGCTTCATCCCCAACCGCGCCGAAGAGCCGTCCTCGACCGTGGAGGCAGGCAAAGTCATTCGCGTCCAGCCCACGGCCGGTGAGAAGGCTGCGCCTGGTTCCGTGGTGCTGTACTTCGTCTCCACAGGACCGGCGCCCGAGCCGACCCCTAGTGCCCAACCTGAACCGGAGCCGAGCGCAACCCCGAGTGCCGAATCGGCACCCAAGGATGAGCCCAGCCAGGGCCCGGCCAAGGATGAGGCAAAGCAGTAG